Proteins from a single region of Argiope bruennichi chromosome 6, qqArgBrue1.1, whole genome shotgun sequence:
- the LOC129972775 gene encoding pancreatic lipase-related protein 2-like isoform X4, whose translation MKRSALLLCLLVAIADCFWKEAKNLVPDVVKGVGDAFKEAKDKVTDGAKEVGDTLNPLELLYVNKCVEDLGCFYTGPPFHHIVNRPISLPPTSNPKVRFHLFTPSNPDEPYEQEVNLESLKNSTFDPRLETKFLIHGFLSDLDFDDVRFEIKDAFLRIGRFNVFIVDWTEHNGFPYAQAVANTRVVGALVAKLIHLLTNETGITPQSVHIIGHSLGAHTAGYTGAEIPNLGRITGLDPAGPYFQDAEPEVRLDKTDALLVDVIHTDGAENLLGGLGISDPIGHMDFYPNGGRRQLGCVYSSKQDNAVGAAIN comes from the exons ATGAAAAGATCGGCTCTTCTGCTCTGCCTTTTGGTAGCAATCGCCGACTGCTTCTGGAAGGAGGCTAAAAACCTGGTCCCTGACGTCGTAAAGGGGGTTGGAGACGCTTTTAAAGAGGCCAAGGACAAGGTGACCGACGGTGCAAAGGAGGTGGGCGATACTTTGAACCCTCTGGAAC tGTTGTATGTCAATAAATGTGTCGAAGACCTGGGATGTTTTTATACTGGACCTCCGTTCCATCATATTGTGAACCGCCCCATCAGTTTACCGCCCACCAGCAATCCCAAAgtgagatttcatttatttacaccTTCGAATCCAGACGAGCCATATGAACAGGAGGTCAACCTAGAATCTCTGAAAAATTCCACATTTGATCCCAGACTTGAGACCAAGTTCTTGATCCATGGATTTCTGTCAGACCTCGACTTTGATGATGTTAGATTC GAAATAAAAGATGCGTTTTTACGGATTGGCCGTTTCAACGTATTTATAGTGGACTGGACAGAACACAACGGTTTTCCATACGCTCAGGCTGTTGCCAACACAAGAGTTGTTGGTGCATTGGTGGCAAAGCTGATACATTTACTCACG AATGAAACCGGAATCACTCCTCAGAGCGTCCACATCATTGGCCATAGCTTGGGTGCTCACACTGCAGGATATACTGGTGCCGAGATACCAAATTTAGGAAGAATAACCG GTTTAGATCCAGCCGGTCCATATTTCCAAGATGCTGAACCTGAAGTTCGACTTGACAAAACAGACGCTCTTTTAGTAGATGTCATACATACGGACGGGGCAGAAAACCTTTTGGGAG GGTTGGGAATCAGTGATCCAATTGGGCATATGGATTTTTACCCTAATGGAGGACGACGCCAGTTGGGATGTGTGTATTCGTCGAAACAAGATAATGCTGTGGGAGCAGCAATAAACT aa
- the LOC129972775 gene encoding inactive pancreatic lipase-related protein 1-like isoform X2: MKRSALLLCLLVAIADCFWKEAKNLVPDVVKGVGDAFKEAKDKVTDGAKEVGDTLNPLELLYVNKCVEDLGCFYTGPPFHHIVNRPISLPPTSNPKVRFHLFTPSNPDEPYEQEVNLESLKNSTFDPRLETKFLIHGFLSDLDFDDVRFEIKDAFLRIGRFNVFIVDWTEHNGFPYAQAVANTRVVGALVAKLIHLLTNETGITPQSVHIIGHSLGAHTAGYTGAEIPNLGRITGLDPAGPYFQDAEPEVRLDKTDALLVDVIHTDGAENLLGVTTEWIQNGCDHGRANAYFLESIENNKCRFLAIHCSSYSQYEEGKCPPKNSTVAEMGYHVKRNKEQPPARFYLRTNGEKPFCLEDSIRLR; this comes from the exons ATGAAAAGATCGGCTCTTCTGCTCTGCCTTTTGGTAGCAATCGCCGACTGCTTCTGGAAGGAGGCTAAAAACCTGGTCCCTGACGTCGTAAAGGGGGTTGGAGACGCTTTTAAAGAGGCCAAGGACAAGGTGACCGACGGTGCAAAGGAGGTGGGCGATACTTTGAACCCTCTGGAAC tGTTGTATGTCAATAAATGTGTCGAAGACCTGGGATGTTTTTATACTGGACCTCCGTTCCATCATATTGTGAACCGCCCCATCAGTTTACCGCCCACCAGCAATCCCAAAgtgagatttcatttatttacaccTTCGAATCCAGACGAGCCATATGAACAGGAGGTCAACCTAGAATCTCTGAAAAATTCCACATTTGATCCCAGACTTGAGACCAAGTTCTTGATCCATGGATTTCTGTCAGACCTCGACTTTGATGATGTTAGATTC GAAATAAAAGATGCGTTTTTACGGATTGGCCGTTTCAACGTATTTATAGTGGACTGGACAGAACACAACGGTTTTCCATACGCTCAGGCTGTTGCCAACACAAGAGTTGTTGGTGCATTGGTGGCAAAGCTGATACATTTACTCACG AATGAAACCGGAATCACTCCTCAGAGCGTCCACATCATTGGCCATAGCTTGGGTGCTCACACTGCAGGATATACTGGTGCCGAGATACCAAATTTAGGAAGAATAACCG GTTTAGATCCAGCCGGTCCATATTTCCAAGATGCTGAACCTGAAGTTCGACTTGACAAAACAGACGCTCTTTTAGTAGATGTCATACATACGGACGGGGCAGAAAACCTTTTGGGAG tCACAACCGAATGGATACAGAATGGCTGCGACCATGGGCGAGCTAATGCTTACTTCCTGGAGTCCATCGAAAATAATAAATGCCGTTTCTTGGCTATACATTGCTCCAGTTACAGCCAATACGAAGAAGGAAAATGTCCTCCAAAAAATTCTACGGTGGCAGAGATGGGATATCATGTAAAGAGGAACAAAGAGCAGCCGCCTGCAAGATTTTACCTGAGAACAAACGGCGAAAAACCGTTTTGTCTAGAGGACAGTATTAGACTACGTTAA
- the LOC129972775 gene encoding inactive pancreatic lipase-related protein 1-like isoform X1 → MKRSALLLCLLVAIADCFWKEAKNLVPDVVKGVGDAFKEAKDKVTDGAKEVGDTLNPLELLYVNKCVEDLGCFYTGPPFHHIVNRPISLPPTSNPKVRFHLFTPSNPDEPYEQEVNLESLKNSTFDPRLETKFLIHGFLSDLDFDDVRFEIKDAFLRIGRFNVFIVDWTEHNGFPYAQAVANTRVVGALVAKLIHLLTNETGITPQSVHIIGHSLGAHTAGYTGAEIPNLGRITGLDPAGPYFQDAEPEVRLDKTDALLVDVIHTDGAENLLGGLGISDPIGHMDFYPNGGRRQLGCVYSSKQDNAVGAAINFTTEWIQNGCDHGRANAYFLESIENNKCRFLAIHCSSYSQYEEGKCPPKNSTVAEMGYHVKRNKEQPPARFYLRTNGEKPFCLEDSIRLR, encoded by the exons ATGAAAAGATCGGCTCTTCTGCTCTGCCTTTTGGTAGCAATCGCCGACTGCTTCTGGAAGGAGGCTAAAAACCTGGTCCCTGACGTCGTAAAGGGGGTTGGAGACGCTTTTAAAGAGGCCAAGGACAAGGTGACCGACGGTGCAAAGGAGGTGGGCGATACTTTGAACCCTCTGGAAC tGTTGTATGTCAATAAATGTGTCGAAGACCTGGGATGTTTTTATACTGGACCTCCGTTCCATCATATTGTGAACCGCCCCATCAGTTTACCGCCCACCAGCAATCCCAAAgtgagatttcatttatttacaccTTCGAATCCAGACGAGCCATATGAACAGGAGGTCAACCTAGAATCTCTGAAAAATTCCACATTTGATCCCAGACTTGAGACCAAGTTCTTGATCCATGGATTTCTGTCAGACCTCGACTTTGATGATGTTAGATTC GAAATAAAAGATGCGTTTTTACGGATTGGCCGTTTCAACGTATTTATAGTGGACTGGACAGAACACAACGGTTTTCCATACGCTCAGGCTGTTGCCAACACAAGAGTTGTTGGTGCATTGGTGGCAAAGCTGATACATTTACTCACG AATGAAACCGGAATCACTCCTCAGAGCGTCCACATCATTGGCCATAGCTTGGGTGCTCACACTGCAGGATATACTGGTGCCGAGATACCAAATTTAGGAAGAATAACCG GTTTAGATCCAGCCGGTCCATATTTCCAAGATGCTGAACCTGAAGTTCGACTTGACAAAACAGACGCTCTTTTAGTAGATGTCATACATACGGACGGGGCAGAAAACCTTTTGGGAG GGTTGGGAATCAGTGATCCAATTGGGCATATGGATTTTTACCCTAATGGAGGACGACGCCAGTTGGGATGTGTGTATTCGTCGAAACAAGATAATGCTGTGGGAGCAGCAATAAACT tCACAACCGAATGGATACAGAATGGCTGCGACCATGGGCGAGCTAATGCTTACTTCCTGGAGTCCATCGAAAATAATAAATGCCGTTTCTTGGCTATACATTGCTCCAGTTACAGCCAATACGAAGAAGGAAAATGTCCTCCAAAAAATTCTACGGTGGCAGAGATGGGATATCATGTAAAGAGGAACAAAGAGCAGCCGCCTGCAAGATTTTACCTGAGAACAAACGGCGAAAAACCGTTTTGTCTAGAGGACAGTATTAGACTACGTTAA
- the LOC129972775 gene encoding inactive pancreatic lipase-related protein 1-like isoform X3: MQILSLPKSRNCRKSVLYVNKCVEDLGCFYTGPPFHHIVNRPISLPPTSNPKVRFHLFTPSNPDEPYEQEVNLESLKNSTFDPRLETKFLIHGFLSDLDFDDVRFEIKDAFLRIGRFNVFIVDWTEHNGFPYAQAVANTRVVGALVAKLIHLLTNETGITPQSVHIIGHSLGAHTAGYTGAEIPNLGRITGLDPAGPYFQDAEPEVRLDKTDALLVDVIHTDGAENLLGGLGISDPIGHMDFYPNGGRRQLGCVYSSKQDNAVGAAINFTTEWIQNGCDHGRANAYFLESIENNKCRFLAIHCSSYSQYEEGKCPPKNSTVAEMGYHVKRNKEQPPARFYLRTNGEKPFCLEDSIRLR; the protein is encoded by the exons ATGCAAATTCTATCATTACCGAAATCTCGAAATTGCCGAAAATCCG tGTTGTATGTCAATAAATGTGTCGAAGACCTGGGATGTTTTTATACTGGACCTCCGTTCCATCATATTGTGAACCGCCCCATCAGTTTACCGCCCACCAGCAATCCCAAAgtgagatttcatttatttacaccTTCGAATCCAGACGAGCCATATGAACAGGAGGTCAACCTAGAATCTCTGAAAAATTCCACATTTGATCCCAGACTTGAGACCAAGTTCTTGATCCATGGATTTCTGTCAGACCTCGACTTTGATGATGTTAGATTC GAAATAAAAGATGCGTTTTTACGGATTGGCCGTTTCAACGTATTTATAGTGGACTGGACAGAACACAACGGTTTTCCATACGCTCAGGCTGTTGCCAACACAAGAGTTGTTGGTGCATTGGTGGCAAAGCTGATACATTTACTCACG AATGAAACCGGAATCACTCCTCAGAGCGTCCACATCATTGGCCATAGCTTGGGTGCTCACACTGCAGGATATACTGGTGCCGAGATACCAAATTTAGGAAGAATAACCG GTTTAGATCCAGCCGGTCCATATTTCCAAGATGCTGAACCTGAAGTTCGACTTGACAAAACAGACGCTCTTTTAGTAGATGTCATACATACGGACGGGGCAGAAAACCTTTTGGGAG GGTTGGGAATCAGTGATCCAATTGGGCATATGGATTTTTACCCTAATGGAGGACGACGCCAGTTGGGATGTGTGTATTCGTCGAAACAAGATAATGCTGTGGGAGCAGCAATAAACT tCACAACCGAATGGATACAGAATGGCTGCGACCATGGGCGAGCTAATGCTTACTTCCTGGAGTCCATCGAAAATAATAAATGCCGTTTCTTGGCTATACATTGCTCCAGTTACAGCCAATACGAAGAAGGAAAATGTCCTCCAAAAAATTCTACGGTGGCAGAGATGGGATATCATGTAAAGAGGAACAAAGAGCAGCCGCCTGCAAGATTTTACCTGAGAACAAACGGCGAAAAACCGTTTTGTCTAGAGGACAGTATTAGACTACGTTAA